The DNA window AAAGCGAATGTCATATGACATTTCACAAATTGCAGGGACTACATTGTAACGATCACCTGCGTTTATAATAGGTAAGTTTACAGAAGGTTGATCATAGTATTCAGTTGACTCTTTTCGGAAAGGTAAGTCCGCAATCCCTTGATGAAATTTCATAGCGGATTCAATGGCATTAATACCTTCCCAAGGCCGGCTACCATGAGCAGGTTGCCCTTTAAAAGTCATGTCCATTCGCAGAATACCTTTAGATTGCAAACCAATTTTTAATCCAGTTGGTTCTCCACAAATAACAAAATCACCATGGTAGCCTTGTTCAACTAACCATTTTGAAGTGTTTCGTCCACCAATTTCTTCGTCTGTCACGATATGTAATTGTACGTTACACGTTAATTTTGAACCATCGAGTTCGACAAAAGCTTGCATCATTGCGGCGACACCAGCTTTCATATCAGCAGAGCCTCGTCCATATAAACGATCCTGTTCTTCTACCGGTAAAAATTGATCTTCGTTACCCGGCACAACATCCACATGTCCATTCCATACAATTGTTTCAGTGCCTTGACCTTTAGCTGCGGTCAACATTAGATACCCATTGTTGTCATGTATGGTAACATCTGCACCTTTATCTTTTAGCCAGTCTGCACAAAATTGCAGAGCCTCGTTTGCGCCTTCTTTCGTATCGCTTTGAATTTTAATCAGATTTTTTAATAGTTCAATCATTATTTAATCGGCAGACCTAAAACCCGGCTGCCTTCACCACCTTTCGACTTTTGTTTCTAATCCTTACTTTACCCTACGAATGCATGTTAAAACAGCCTTGCTAAAAAGTAGCTGCTTGTGTACAATACAAATGAAAGTCAACTATTTGTATACACCACAAGGGGAGCTTTAGCTGAGAGTGAACATCCGTTCTTACCCTTTGAACCTGTAAGTTAACACTTGCGCAGGGATGTGGATAGAAACCGGCCCTTACAACGGCGCCAGGCTCTGTCCTGGCGTCGTTTTTAATATGGTTTTATTCACGGCCCTTCTGGTGATGTGCACAACACATAAGGAGGAAGTCATGAGAAACAAAAAAGTATTATTAATGATGGAAATCGCAATTTTTGCAGCTCTTGGATTTGTTTTAGATTTTATATCGTTCAAGATGCCACAAGGTGGTTCAGTTAGTTTAGTAATGATTCCAATTGTCTTAATCGCTTTTAGAAGAGGAGTTGGAGCAGGTGTTTTAACTGGCCTATTGGTCGGCTTACTACAAATTGTTTCTGGCTTTATCTCAGTAACTCCTTTATCGTTTGGTTTTGTTGTTATGCAAGTGATATTAGATTATCTATTAGCATACGGCGTAGTAGGACTAGCTGGCGTTATGCGTGCAAAATATTTGCACCATGCGGAATCGAAACAAACAAGAAAGATGCTTATCGCTATTGTGTCGGGTGTTCTCATAGCATCGGTATTGCGTTATATCGTACATGTAGTCACAGGAATACTGTTCTTCGGCATGTTTGCTGAAGGCAATGTGGTGATTTACTCTGCTGTTTACAATGCCACGTATATGATTCCTGTATTTTTACTTGCAGCCTTTGTGTGTTCAGCGCTTTTTGCAGCTGCTCCGAAATTGGTGAATGCAGAAGCTTAATAAGGAAAGGCTGTCTTCGGGCAGTCTTTTTTCTATTTATCGCAAGAAGAAATCCAAACAGGACGGAAGCCTCTGTTTTAATTTTGTGGTATAATTCTTGAATAGAAAAGCTTGAAAGAAGGGTATTTAATGATTGCAACTACTGAAAAAGATATTGAAATGTTAAAAAAAGCTGGCCAAATGGTCGCTGAAATTCGAGAAAAGATGAAAGCTGCAACAAAGGCTGGAGTCACTACAAAAGAAATTGATGAATTGGGCGGTAAATTATTTGCAGAACTTGGTGGCGTATCTGGACCGAAATCAGAATATGATTTTCCGGGATATACATGCATCAGCGTCAATGAAGAAGTGGCTCACGGCATTCCAGGGAATCGTGTAATCCGAGACGGAGATATCGTGAATATTGATGTTTCTGGTTCATACGAAGGATACTTTTCCGATACAGGAATTTCGTTTGTAGTCGGTGAAGGTCATGACGAGAAAGAAAAAATTTGTGCCGCAGCAGCATCTGCTTTTGATCGTGCAATGACGAAAGTTAAAGCAGGAGCAAAACTTAACCAAATTGGTAAAGCAGTTGAACGCGAAGCAAAAGAGCAAGGCTTGTTCGTGATCAAGAACTTGACGGGACATGGCATTGGTAAATCGCTTCACGAGGCCCCTCAGCATATTCTAAATTATTACGATGCCTGGGAAACAACGATATTAAAAGAAGGCATGGTACTAGCAGTAGAGCCTTTTATCTCTCAAAAATCAGAACATATTATTGAGTCAGGTGATGGCTGGACATTTATTACACCAGATCAATCGTTAGTTGCACAAATCGAGCATACCGTTCTTGTCACAAAAGGTGAGCCGATTTTGCTAACAAAATTGGACAACTAACCCATTTTATTACACCAATTAAAAAACCTGCGAACAACTCGATTATACGAGCTTGTCCGCAGGTTTTTAATTCATTAATGTTCGTTTTTTTATGAGCAAAATACCTGTTAAAATTACACCACTTAAAAAAAGAGAAGCAGTTGTTACTAACATTTCATCAGTTCCATGTTTGATAGCAATTCCGATAAATGCCCAAATAAAGACTAAAGCAAAAGGAATGTCCATATGATGAAAGCGAATATGCAAAGCAAGTGCGGTGGCGACAGTTAACATAATGACTGTCCATAATTGATCACTCAAACCCCAGCCACTCCAATTATAATAAGTTAAAACGAAACTGATATTGGCAATAGTTGCTACGCTGATCCATCCTAAATTAATCGAAATTGGTAGGCGCTCAGTTAACGATTTTTCTGAATTTCCATATTGTAAATATAGGAAGATCAAGGCAATTAAATAGCCTAGCATTGCAATGATTGATGAGGCAAAAAACTCGTAATGCCACAATAGTAGCCAACTGATATTAAAGACACAACTTAATGTGAACATCAGGGCAGTGGTATATGAAGGAGATTGTCCCTTACGTAAGCGCACCCAGAATGCAATGATCCAAACAGCTAACAAAAGATAGATGATGCCCCAAATTGAAAATACATAACCGGCAGGCGTAAACAGGACCGAAAGTCGATTAGACAGTTCGCCTGTAGTTTGGCCATTTAATGGCAAGGTGTTTGCTAAAGTATTCATAACAACTACAGCAATAAATGCAATTGTCATAAGTAAAACACGGATCATACAAAATCCCTCCCTTA is part of the Planococcus sp. PAMC 21323 genome and encodes:
- a CDS encoding M20 family metallopeptidase — protein: MIELLKNLIKIQSDTKEGANEALQFCADWLKDKGADVTIHDNNGYLMLTAAKGQGTETIVWNGHVDVVPGNEDQFLPVEEQDRLYGRGSADMKAGVAAMMQAFVELDGSKLTCNVQLHIVTDEEIGGRNTSKWLVEQGYHGDFVICGEPTGLKIGLQSKGILRMDMTFKGQPAHGSRPWEGINAIESAMKFHQGIADLPFRKESTEYYDQPSVNLPIINAGDRYNVVPAICEMSYDIRFMPGQDKDEIVRQLAGVADTVGVDMEYKASGSTPALTTPKENPYIQSLQKAIFSTTDQEAILFGQHGAADTRYYAAINGGKGAIEFGPTGDDWHGNAEYVLISSVHAYKNILLSHAQNTK
- the thiT gene encoding energy-coupled thiamine transporter ThiT — translated: MRNKKVLLMMEIAIFAALGFVLDFISFKMPQGGSVSLVMIPIVLIAFRRGVGAGVLTGLLVGLLQIVSGFISVTPLSFGFVVMQVILDYLLAYGVVGLAGVMRAKYLHHAESKQTRKMLIAIVSGVLIASVLRYIVHVVTGILFFGMFAEGNVVIYSAVYNATYMIPVFLLAAFVCSALFAAAPKLVNAEA
- the map gene encoding type I methionyl aminopeptidase produces the protein MIATTEKDIEMLKKAGQMVAEIREKMKAATKAGVTTKEIDELGGKLFAELGGVSGPKSEYDFPGYTCISVNEEVAHGIPGNRVIRDGDIVNIDVSGSYEGYFSDTGISFVVGEGHDEKEKICAAAASAFDRAMTKVKAGAKLNQIGKAVEREAKEQGLFVIKNLTGHGIGKSLHEAPQHILNYYDAWETTILKEGMVLAVEPFISQKSEHIIESGDGWTFITPDQSLVAQIEHTVLVTKGEPILLTKLDN
- a CDS encoding tryptophan-rich sensory protein; amino-acid sequence: MIRVLLMTIAFIAVVVMNTLANTLPLNGQTTGELSNRLSVLFTPAGYVFSIWGIIYLLLAVWIIAFWVRLRKGQSPSYTTALMFTLSCVFNISWLLLWHYEFFASSIIAMLGYLIALIFLYLQYGNSEKSLTERLPISINLGWISVATIANISFVLTYYNWSGWGLSDQLWTVIMLTVATALALHIRFHHMDIPFALVFIWAFIGIAIKHGTDEMLVTTASLFLSGVILTGILLIKKRTLMN